Genomic DNA from Pseudorasbora parva isolate DD20220531a chromosome 17, ASM2467924v1, whole genome shotgun sequence:
TCACCtgttttttttgaaaactaaaaataacaccttACAAATATAAATCAGAGCTGGTCACCAAGATACCTTCTAGCGGTAAGAAATAGTCTTTGCTTTTACAATCTCTGGCTTGGGTTTAGGTGTACGAGTGACTTTTCACAACAATCTTAATCCAGTCAGCTCTATTTCAGACCAGGACAGAGAGTCAAAAATAAACTGTTAATCCTCGGATTGTCCAGAGCAGGTGCACCCAAGCAATTCCACAAATATACGTCTTATGTAAGATGTCCCAATCTTAATGGAGTTCTAGGTAAAGGAAGAACATTAATTTCATAATGTAAGCTGAGAAGAAATCTACAATTCACTCAGAACCCTGTATATCTAATAATATGTCAATCTTCTAAGCACCGTGCATCGAAAATAAGACAAGGACAAATTAGGATATAATAATGAAGTATAATATACCTCAATATGATAATGTTTCACATGCCTCAGAATCTTTCCCTTATGTTGGGGTCACTTAAAGAACCAGTAACAGTCTTTAGAGTTTCAACAGGAATGAATATAGGTTTAATAGTGTAAGTCCTGctgtaaaagaaagaaaatgaacGGCTCTTTTTTTATGATACCTAGAGATTAAGACAATTTGGTTATCTAAGGCAAAGGGTCTGGGGAACCTCAGGGGACCGTGCAGGAGTGCTTGGGGTTCCTATAATTAAGTTTAGAGATAAAcagtgtaataaataaataaataaatgtaatgaatagaACTTagattcaaataaaataaacagatagattaaaaataagtaaataaatatatgtgaataaataattagttataGAATAATTACAGTATAGAACTATAATAATGTAACTTAACAGAAACTtcatattaaaaatacagtatcataaatattttgtttgtttgttttactcaGGTCTTCAAACGAAAAACTAGGCAATAAATTCCTTTTAAGTGTTAGGATGGTTGTCCGTGGCATCTAAAGAAACTCCTTATAGGTTCCCATATACTGCCTTTTTGGATACATTCTCTAAAATATCCAAATAAGCTTGCAAAGAGAGGGTTGATAGAGTAGGACAAATAAGTTGTCATTCAAGGAAAATCAGATGCATTTGCAAACAGAATCCCTCGGCAGATCAATTACCTCCTCGTTTGGAGCTGTATCTGGATGCACTCCTGGAGGACAGGCGAGACCTTTGACGTATCACTCCAAAGCAACTTCCCATCACTCAAACTCACATCAGGACCAAGCCTCGAATGCCTGGATGCCCGAGTAAATGCATTTCCACAGGattcaaaatgtaaaaagtcACTtcagtaaaatatattttgtttttgcagAAGAAAGTTTGCGTCTAGCATACTGTTGTTCTGTTGTCAAATGCATTGTTGTCCGAGGACAGACACAAGCCCTTTGTATTCCGCTGAGTCGACATGTGTCTAAGACTTAATCTGATCTGATCAGTAAACCTTCCACCAGGAAGACAAAGTTATCACACTAACGCTAGCAACGGAGAGTTTCTCATAATCTAAACGTGATATTTACTTATGCTCCGAGTAAAACGCATGCATCTCCCCGGTGTAGTCCACACTCCTGTTGGGTCATGAGGAAGAATAAATTAGTGTAGAGCTCTAAATGAAAAATTGATGATGTCGTAAATATGCGACTAGAGGGCGCTCGTGCACATTATCGTGAGCTCGGCTGACACTTTTGAAGTGCTGCGGATTTAAAGCAGGATCACCGAATTTTTGCAACTGTCGATATTTCCATAGTATTCTCGAGCTCTAAgccattatttaatgtattacatttttttttattcattaattcattatttttaactTCCTAAGACCCAGGGGAAAAAAGGTTTTTggaatttagtattttttctcATTACATTGTTtggagcataagaaacaaatgtatttatttttgttttgtggaattttttattttattcatatgttatgttatgtccGCTGTTGTTGACACCAGGACTCAGTGCAGtgagtttttttaaacaaacttggTGTAAAGATGATTCTCAATCAtattatgaaaaatattaaataattaattgataTACCATTTTACTTCATGCAATATGTGTAAACTACATGGGTTTTCCCATTCAATGCAATGTATACATTGGATCTAGCATATTAAGGTGTTCTTTGAgcaaaaagggaaaaaaagtgtaataatgggagtaataataaaatcataataatatctaatattttataggaaaattaatatgtaatttatttccctaCTCACtaaaatgcctgataaacatgatttaagtcCCGGTGTCTACAGAGGTCATATTTTGATATGAAACCCCATtacattttcctgagatgttgatttataacaaacaatttgAAAAGTAGTCAGATTTAAAGTTACAAAATAGTATACTATTTCAATAAGATTGCTAAATTTGATCATTCAGTCACTTTTAAAAACCAAGGAGTTGTTGTTCCGTTGAAACCTCAAAACGAAATCCCCTGAGAAGCCCTGTATACGCATACACGCCTCTTTACAGGACATCCAGACTTAAAACTGTGACATGTATGGTGTCAGAGAAATGCACTAAAATATCAATGTCCTCATAAGAGGACAATGTCACCCAGGAGGTTTTTTTGCTTCTTCTTTATATAAAACTGCTCTCTAATGATCACCAAATTCTCCTTTGTTTCcagaattttgtttttatttgccTTTGTCAtcactttttttgttaattcttTTTATCATTCGAGTTCATTATtgtactaaattaaaaaaaaaaaaattaaacattgttttTTCTGCTGATTATTAACTACTCAAGCGGATAGACATAGCTATGTCAGAATATGCACTGTGTAATTTAggtaaatgcaaataaatgttgATTTGCCATCATATGAAACCATATTTAGTCATATTTCATGAAAAAACATCTTCAAAAAATGCCAAATGTCTCTATGTACAAATCaagttaaatatataataaaattattaaatataaatgccaTTTTCAATATTCAATTTGCAGTTACTTTTTAGTAAAGATTTTGAATTGGCAAATGACAGTACACTGCCATCTAAAGGCAGGAAACTGGTATGCATAGtgatgtgtttaaaaaaaaatactaagacTATTGTACAATGatgaaactaaaaaaaaataaagtcacCAGAAATACTGTGAaaaccatttattttacatttaataaaatcCTAGGTTTGGAATTTAAATAATGATACTGTAAGTGACATAAATagtgttaaaaatattttttacacaatAATACATTAAACTGGCTACAAACCGATCTTCCATAGATATCACAAACAACTGCCATGATttcattacaaaatatttatagaaAACATCCAAATGCACTGTATTTTTTGGAGGACTGTCCTTTCATTTTGCCAGAAAGAACAAAAGTCATCCAATGAGATCACTGTTTAAATCTGGGCTCTGCAGACTCCCGTGTTCCCAGGGCCCTGGTTCTGCATTCAGCTTTGGCACAGCAGGTGAGACTCACCCTCATGAGCGTGTTGGTCATGGACAACTaagacagtaaagcatttaatGTCTCAGACTGGCATCATGTCTTTTTTAAGAGGGTAAATGTCCCACGTCAGTCCGTCACCATATGGGGTATGTCCAGAAGGGAGGAAAATACGTGTCAGCCAATGACTGTGGAGAAAATGATAATAATTTAGATTAAAATCACAGCTTAAAGGCTGCAGACTACTACAAAGAACGCGTAAAATGTGAAACTTTACCTTCTCTTTTCCACACCAAAGAACACCTTCCAGTTGTTTAATTTACCGTAACTGAAGGGATTACGATAGACCtttaaaaagagagaaaaggTTAAATACGAGGGGAAAAAACTTGATACAATTAAAAGaaatctaaattaaaagaaattaaagggttagttcatccaaaaatgtattttatgtcattaattacccaCCCACACCATGTCGTTTTAAACCCATAAAACAATTCTGAATGGCATTAATGCACCCTCACCTTTCCACGTTTGGCCAAACGTTTGGCCTCTTTGTTGTTAATATGGCGTTCAATGCTGGTTTCTCCACGGGTGATAAGTATAGCATGCCACAGTGTGAGAGCTCCAAGGGCCACTGACACTGTGCTGATGGAAAAAACCAACAAACATAACAAAAGATGTGTCTATAGAAATAACACAACTAGTATTGGGCCGTTGTGAAAAAAAAGACGCTTTTTGAAATGATGTACCTTGTGAGGACCCACATGTAGATAATACTCTTGTGAAACATCCTGTCCTTGTTGGTGTATGGCGGTTGCGAAACCTCCTGTATCCCGTGAAGCATCAGAAAAGGaagaatattttatattattcaaaataatacattattatattaataaaaataaattaaaaaatccaaattcaataaatatttatatgaatGCAACTATATTATTTATGCATATATGCACAAATGTAAAAATTtgttggggttggtaagattttttacatttttgtgaaagaagTGTCTTATGCTGTGCAAGTCtggaattattcaattaaaaatacaataaaaacagtaatgatgtaaatcattgaaataactgttttctattttatatattttaaaatgtaatttaatcctgtgatgcaaagctgaattttcagcagccattactgcAGTCTCTCAAcagacatttcttattatcattaatgttgaaaatagttCCTTGATGAATACGTTTCAAATAACAGCATTTGAAAAATTAATACGGTTACGATTTTCAACTTCATGTATCCTCTCTGAATTAAAGTATTACTTtcttttcaaaaaataaaatgacccCAAACTTGTAAATGGCAGCACGTATGCATATGTATTCGTTTACATATGgcattcagttttatattttgCCATATAATGCAAAGAAATGAAGTGTCTATTAGTTTTTAAAGGTACCATATATGTTTATAAGCATAAAACGCACTTTCTTGATTCATTGCTCCAAATGGAAACTCTAGTGCACCAGATTTTACCAACCAGAGCTTAAAGAGTCTTAAGTTTACAAATAAATCCTCCCTCATCCAATTGTGACAAAAGCAGAGTCAGTAAGTAATATCAATTTAAATGTGTGCTTTTAGAATTGGGATAAGGAAGGTCAGAAATAATTTGTTGGGGTTTCATAGCATGCTGTTTGTTTTAAGAGTGTTAAATAATGAGCTGTGATACAGAAAAGGACAAATTCCAATTGTAAAGCAAAGCCAACAGCAAGAACAATGACTTGAGCCACCTGAAGTACCTTCCCAGCCACGCCTTCTGATGGTACAATGCCAATGAGCAACCCAATCCCAGTCACCGGAACACCCTGTTTCTCCGCTTCCATGTGCCTGAATTGCTATAGAATGGCAGAGAGACAGCTGGCAGTTAAGACATGCCCACTACCTCTAATACTTtgaaaacagaaagaaaaaaggaCAGACAACCATTCAGAAAGAGAGGAGTTGAACACCATCTTAGAATGGTCACAAAGAACCTTATTCATAAGAATAAGTGGAGAAATAAATGCCTACTAAGGTGTTTTCCAAGATTTCCAAGCTTCCCATCCAAGATTCAAACTTTTGTGATACAAAGATTGTTAGACTAAACAGAGAAGCATTAACACAAAGcgacaaatgtatttaaaaaacgaaGCCTTACATCTATTGCATTGTATGCATCGATAAAGAGATTGCGACCGCTGATGCTACAGTACATGCAGCCCAAAGTCAAAAAGAGACAAAAGGAGAAGAAGTAACGATGATTGTAATGACCAACACAGTTGTTAAGCCAAGCTGAAAATATACAATTAAGGAACCAACCACACAGAAGTGAATGCATCTGGGCTATTAAACAAACAACTGACACAATTTCCATAAACAAATCTTTCTAAATCTTTACTTCTTTCTTCTGTAGAATGCAAAACTGGAAATAGAGAGCAACAGTGTCCTCACTTTTTCAGCAGCCTTGGTTCCAGAAGTATTTTTCCTTTTCATTTTTTCCATAGGGATTCTTAAAAAGTCTTCATCGACAAGGTATAACATTATAATGTCAAAATATTACACAATTTAAGTGAagcaaaaaataatttaaaaatagaaCTAAAAGACAGAGGTACAAGACTGTGTACCTAACCGCTTTAATAAGGAAAATAACTACAATTCTTTGTAGAATgctgggtaatgtagttttttcACTAGAAATTgcattgtttaaaatgttttttttttaaaataatgtgaaTAATGGCTTCAATAAATGCATATGGCATCGCTTAACCTTGTAGCCCATAACAGGCCTGTCTTTAAAACTATAAAGTCTTTGTTAAAAATCAACTTCCCTATGGAGAAAATTAAAGGgatttttatttctggaaatgTTACACTccattttaaaggtcccattcttcgtgtgttttcgaacctttgattatgtttacagtgtgcaatataacaggagttcatgtttcgcagtAACACATATTTTGtacaaacagtatttttcacacaatttacttatctgaacACCACTgctttctctgtcctaaaaacggcctgatgatttccttgttctatgaagtccctccttcagaaatacgtaaccagttctgattgggccagcgcttcccgtgttgtgattggacagcagcttagcgcactttgcccggaaaggtcccgcctcttaccataacagggAGATGCAAGCGATGAATGCACGCTCTTCTCCAAGTGGGAGAGAAACAAAACCacaccccctattttgcgtgtacttgtgggcggaaggttagtcaacaaacggttctagtgacgtcattacatccctgcacttcctgctgtagtccaaactggccgttcgtgtaggctttgaaagggaacttctgttaaataaaatatctcgcttggcattgaactttgagctttataattttacaggtattatttatgctctaacagcaacattacactaactaaagtttgaaagatggagtCGCgtagaacgggacctttaaaaacagCTCTGGTCCTTTTCAATACAACGACAATGAATTATGGTATAAGCCCTCTAAAAGTATGATAAAAGTGGTCCACACAACTTTGTAAAacacatgagggtgaataatgaTGACAAATTGTTCATTTTGGGCGAACACTCCCTTTTAACTGAATGTTGAACTGTGTAAAACATAGCAAGATATTTTTTCAACAATGTCAACAATATGGTGATTTAAAAAGGATACGGCAATGATGATCCATTTTTAGAATACAGCTGGAGAGAAAGATAGAGGGATGTTTGTGTTACGTTTCTACACTAACAGTTTAAACTGCAGCTGATATTGAGTCACCAATTATAGACTTTATAGGCCTGTTCTTATTCTTACGTTTTACAGATGCCACAGTGATGACTTCGCGCTGGTTTAGGAATGATACACTTTTTACAGACGGACACGAACGGGACATCATTTTTCATCTGAAAAACAACATGAAGTAAAATAGCATGAAATTACATTGAAAACACACATCAGCTCTAACAGATCGAGGCGTGTCTAAGGGTCCTGAACCTTTGGAGGGTATCCAGGGGGAGTACTTGTGGCCTTGTAGTAATGGAAGGCTATCATGACAATGATCCAATGTCCGTAACAAACGTGCCACATTATCCAGCCAGGGGAGTACGTTTGCAGGACCAGTGGAAGAAGGCAGTAATAAGCGATGAAAATCACAGAACTGGTAAGAGCTActactaaaaatacaaaaacctaaagagaaaagaaaaagcaAAGGGTGTAAGAGAAATGCATAGATTTGATGATTAGTTAGCGGTGAGAACTGACAGATTTACCATTCCAAACCAGCGTGTGACAACCTCCACCATCCAAAACACTGGTTCAAGGATGGAGTCCAGCACCACTTCGGAGTTAGTGAGCGAGTTATAATAAAGTGATTTGAAGATCAGTTTGATGTAGCTCAGAGGTCGCCTCAGTCTTCTGGGCATGCGACTGCGACTGTGCCTGCCACACCCGCGCATGCATCTCACCAGCAGGTGCATGACTGTAGAGCAGGGACGCATGTTCAGCCCCTGAAAAGACAAGATGTTATCTTTTCTTAACTTCTTCGAACTTCCTGAAAGTTAATTTGACTGTGTCATGCTGTTTTCTCACTGACACTTAGCCCTGTACTGAACTTCTAAGCCAATTAGATTAATGAAGTATCCACCTAAGCAGTTAGTGTGTGGACTGATCCAAACCAATAATGCAAGCATGCTTTAGTTTCTGATACCCATGGATTATCTGACATAATGCAATACAAAAATGGATGACCTCTTTTGTCAAGTGTTTACTTTGC
This window encodes:
- the zdhhc16a gene encoding palmitoyltransferase ZDHHC16A isoform X2 yields the protein MRPCSTVMHLLVRCMRGCGRHSRSRMPRRLRRPLSYIKLIFKSLYYNSLTNSEVVLDSILEPVFWMVEVVTRWFGMVFVFLVVALTSSVIFIAYYCLLPLVLQTYSPGWIMWHVCYGHWIIVMIAFHYYKATSTPPGYPPKMKNDVPFVSVCKKCIIPKPARSHHCGICKTCILKMDHHCPWLNNCVGHYNHRYFFSFCLFLTLGCMYCSISGRNLFIDAYNAIDQFRHMEAEKQGVPVTGIGLLIGIVPSEGVAGKEVSQPPYTNKDRMFHKSIIYMWVLTSTVSVALGALTLWHAILITRGETSIERHINNKEAKRLAKRGKVYRNPFSYGKLNNWKVFFGVEKRSHWLTRIFLPSGHTPYGDGLTWDIYPLKKDMMPV
- the zdhhc16a gene encoding palmitoyltransferase ZDHHC16A isoform X1 — translated: MRPCSTVMHLLVRCMRGCGRHSRSRMPRRLRRPLSYIKLIFKSLYYNSLTNSEVVLDSILEPVFWMVEVVTRWFGMVFVFLVVALTSSVIFIAYYCLLPLVLQTYSPGWIMWHVCYGHWIIVMIAFHYYKATSTPPGYPPKMKNDVPFVSVCKKCIIPKPARSHHCGICKTCILKMDHHCPWLNNCVGHYNHRYFFSFCLFLTLGCMYCSISGRNLFIDAYNAIDQFRHMEAEKQGVPVTGIGLLIGIVPSEGVAGKVLQEVSQPPYTNKDRMFHKSIIYMWVLTSTVSVALGALTLWHAILITRGETSIERHINNKEAKRLAKRGKVYRNPFSYGKLNNWKVFFGVEKRSHWLTRIFLPSGHTPYGDGLTWDIYPLKKDMMPV